The window GAATCTGCTATTATCTATTGAGAACGTGTATCATTATTGTCCATGATTAACAGTTCCACTGACTTCTATCTTCGAATAGGTTTTTGGAGAAGGGCTGTTTGTACAGCGACATGAGGCCAATTTTCTGCGGGAACCTTGAATATGATGCCCGCCAGTCTGAAATCGAGCGTCTTTTCGGCAAATATGGAAGAGTGGAGCGAGTTGACATGAAGACAGGTAAGACTGTTCTTGTCCATTCTCTAGATTTAAGTTGCCCCATTTTACCATCTGATTTGCTGTTGCACCTATTTGGTGGTCTCAGTCATTAAGACAACAAACTCTTCTAAGAAATAAACTTAAAAGTGTAATGCTTGAGTAAACAGCTTTATATTGTGTTTTTTCATATCCAATTTACCTGGTGCAAACTGCTATTTACTCGAGAAGGATATTGATGTGCACAAATACATTAGCTCCATACAAGTCTTCCAAGGGAATGGAGTGAATGGTGTGCTCAGTTAgcttcaacaagtttgggtggatgCCAAGTGGAAACAGCCGTCCTCGTTGCTCCAAAGACTGCCATCATTTCTTCAACCATCCCCGGTGCAGTATACTGCGGTCTGTTATAAGATATGATTGGACAAAGTGCATCAGGCCAGAGAATGTTCAACAGAATCAGATTATGTTTATGTTATTTTGTCAAAGTCATTGGACAACTCCAAACCAGGATAAATTTAGAAAAAAAAACTTAATTTCTTAAAGTTTAGGTCCAGTACTCAATTGTTTCTTTGCCGCAGGAATATCATGAAgcatctgtgctcatcctggttgaTGGACTGGGCTCTACCTTTCCTGCCTGAGCCCCTGCCCCCTGTCCATTTCCAGGAGCTCACAGTCCACCATGACATCTGTCACTTGGAAACGACCACCTTGTGACTGATGTCTTACTTTTACATCAATGTTGCACCCTCCTCCCCCGCCCGGTTACACTCTCCCACGTCGATCCAACCATGCCAATCTCATGGCCGGCTGGAGAAGAGTAGAGGTTCCACCGGCAgcaccaccacctcttttggtgtaCCACGAACGTTCGGGTTATCATACTCTGACATCATTTAGTGCAACATACAAAAGGTCTGTTTCTATTTGTGCTGACGTATCAATTTGTAGCTTCCCGAGGTGATCTTGCAGTTTTTTATATCTTGCAAAGATTTTGATCACCATACTCGCCTTTATCTGTTTACCCTAAGGGTTAGTAAAATGTGTGAGTTACTTTAAATAACTAGTCACTTTTCCATGTTCAACGTTGAAGGATTTGCGTTTGTCTACATGGAAGATGAACGTGATGCTGAAGATGCTATCCATAGACTTGACAGAACTGACTTTGGTAGAAAAGCGAGGAGACTGAGAGTCGAATGGACAAAGGTGTGCAGTTGTAAACAAATAATAGAAGTCATCTCTCAGTAGCCTTATTTTTCTTAATATCTGCCGTCTATTATTTGTGTAGGAGGATCGCAGTGGTGGTCGGAAAGGAAATGGGAAGAGATCTCCAAGCAGCGCGAAACCAACCAAAACCTTGTTTGTGATTAACTTTGATCCGATCAACACAAGGACAAGAGATCTGGAGAAGCACTTTGATCTGTATGGCAAGATTGTAAATATCAGAATCAGAAGGAACTTTGCATTTGTCCAGTATGAAACACAGGAGGATGCTACTAAAGCTCTGGACGGTACCAATGGAAGGTACTAACACTTGTTTCTTGATGTGCTTGTAAGGAGTACTTGCCCTGTTATTACATATATGGCCTGCAGTAATAGCTTGATTGTAATTGAATTCATTCTTTTGGCAGCACTGTGATGGACAGGGTCATCTCTGTTGAGTATGCACTTCGTGACGATGATGAAAAAAGGAACGGGTACAGTCCAGACAGGAGAGGAGGCCGTGATAGATCTCCTGACAGAAGGGACAACCGTGGTAGGTCGGCAAGTCCTTATGGCAGAGggcgagaaaggggcagcccagacTATGGCAGGGGCAGGGAGAGGGGCAGCCCGGACTATGGCAAGGGTGGTGCCAGAGATAGCCCTGACTATGTCCGTGGTGGAAGCCCATACGGCGGCAAAGGGGATGACAGGGCTAGCCCCAAGTATGACCGTGAACGCCGTGAAGCCAGTCCTGCCTATGACAGGCGCCGCAGGTTAGTACGCTCAAAATGCTTCCTTGTGCTTGCTAAATCGCGTTGAGGCGCCACACTGAGCTTTTCCACTGCGCAGCCGCTCGCCTGCAAGGTCGCCTGcaagggaagatagggactgaagctGTACCATGGATGGTTGCGCTCAACGCCACCTGCTTCGGACCAAATGGCTGCATCGTCATAGTGCGATGCTCAGCTCAAGTTGGTTATGTTCAGCAGCCAGAAACTTCTGTAATATCTCTATTAGCTAGCTCTAGCTGAATGCTTTGTCGATTTGGTTTGAACTGTGATGATTGTTAGCTTAAACTTTGTCCAAAGGGATTCTTCCAGTGAGACCATTTGCGGAGCGATGAGATGTACCGTGTATCGACCGACAGCAGAATTCTAGCTTTGCACTTTGGTTATTCTTCCATGTTCCTATTCTCTGCTGTTGTTTCTGTTTTGTGCTGGTCGACATGTCCAGGGTTCTATTGTAGCAATGCCAGCAGCATAGCCCTGGACATGTTGCAAGCAGTGTTGCTTTCTTGGATTTCCGAGCACTTTTTAAATGCTTGATGATCAATTCATGTGGATGGGATTTCACATGAAGATGTTTAATTCTTCCACTCCCAAGATGAACTTATAAATATGGGCATATCATACTTCTGCGAAATAAGAGGGTTACTGCATGCGTGTGTTTGCACAACTATGTTTTTTTTAGCTTAAACTATGTTTTTTAGGGAGCTTGCATACTCACTTTTTTGTCGGATATGGGGGCCCGCACCAAAACCCATCGGTTCGACAGCCGCCTCCTTTGGTTTAGGTGAGGACGCATTCATGTCGCTGCTCCGGCGCCCGGCGCCAAAACCCATTGGTCCGGTAGGCGCCTCCTT is drawn from Triticum dicoccoides isolate Atlit2015 ecotype Zavitan chromosome 6B, WEW_v2.0, whole genome shotgun sequence and contains these coding sequences:
- the LOC119326288 gene encoding serine/arginine-rich splicing factor RS41-like isoform X1; the encoded protein is MRPIFCGNLEYDARQSEIERLFGKYGRVERVDMKTGFAFVYMEDERDAEDAIHRLDRTDFGRKARRLRVEWTKEDRSGGRKGNGKRSPSSAKPTKTLFVINFDPINTRTRDLEKHFDLYGKIVNIRIRRNFAFVQYETQEDATKALDGTNGSTVMDRVISVEYALRDDDEKRNGYSPDRRGGRDRSPDRRDNRGRSASPYGRGRERGSPDYGRGRERGSPDYGKGGARDSPDYVRGGSPYGGKGDDRASPKYDRERREASPAYDRRRSRSPARSPAREDRD
- the LOC119326288 gene encoding serine/arginine-rich splicing factor RS41-like isoform X2; its protein translation is MEDERDAEDAIHRLDRTDFGRKARRLRVEWTKEDRSGGRKGNGKRSPSSAKPTKTLFVINFDPINTRTRDLEKHFDLYGKIVNIRIRRNFAFVQYETQEDATKALDGTNGSTVMDRVISVEYALRDDDEKRNGYSPDRRGGRDRSPDRRDNRGRSASPYGRGRERGSPDYGRGRERGSPDYGKGGARDSPDYVRGGSPYGGKGDDRASPKYDRERREASPAYDRRRSRSPARSPAREDRD